CGCAGCACGCGCATCGGCGCGCCATAGCATGGGCAGGTCAATGGCGGGCGCGGCATTATCCAGCACGGGTTCGGCGCCACCTTCAGCAGCACCTGCAACAAGGCAATCAGATGTTTGCTATTGGGATGCAGAAAGCCGTAGTTGCGCGCTCGCCGGAAGCCCTTGGGTGGCAAATGTTGCAGGACCAGGTGTGGGAAGGCCGTACCGCTTAGGATGCGGTCCATCCGTTTGCCGGTCTTACCGTCCAGATAGCGGAAGCGCACTTGGCCATTCTCGCAGGCGAGGATGGCCTTTTACTGAATTACCCCGCGATACAGATAGCGGCCCAGATTGACCAGGGCCTTCTCCCCGTTGCCCACGCCTTTGCAGTCGACCACCCAGGTCGTCGCCAGACCGGGCGGCGGTTTCAGGTCAGTCTGTTCGAGGGTGGCCTGCACCTTGCGCGAAACACCTTGGCCAAAGCCCGGTGGTGGAACAGGTGGCACGGCCTGTTCTTTCGAGTCTTGGTCCGCCAACTCCGCCCCTTGGCATCCAGGGTTGTCGCCGGCATGGCGAGATGGATATGGGGATGGTAATCGAGTCGCCGGGAGTGGGCGTTCAATACTGCCACTGCGCCGGGCGTGCCTTGCAACTCTCGGTCGTTTCTGCTGAAGGTACGCAGCGTTGCCCACGCGCAGTCGAACAAGATGGCGTAGAGCGTGCATTGATGCTGCCAGGCCAGTAGCCTCAGTTCTGCCGGCAACGTGAAGGTGAGCTGGAAGTGGTCGGCCGGTACCTTGCGCTTGCGTTGCCGTTCAAGCCAACGCTGGCTTTCGTGGTGTTGGCAGTGCGGGCAACTGCGAGGGCCGCAGGAATGGGGCAACAGACGGATCTCATCACAGGCGCTGCATGCCGCCAGAAAAAGTGGCGCCAAGGCGGTGCGGCACTGCTTCATGGCGGCAAGGGCCTGACGCTGGCTGGGCAACAGGGACCGGCCATACCGCCGCAGGTAGTCTGCCTCGAAGCGGGCAATAATATCGTCGAAGGGAATCATTGTACCGTCCTCCACTGGATCGAGAACCGGCTCATCAAGGCATTGATGCAGGCATGCGCTCGTTCGTGGGTGTGACTGGTGAGGTGGGTGTATTGGGCCGTGGTCAGAACCGAATGATGGCCAAGGATCTTCTGGACTTCAAGCAGGTCGACACCGGCTTCGATCAGGTGCGTCGCATAGCTATGCCGCAGGCTGTGTGGGGTGCTCTTTTTTTAGGCCGCAATTGAGGACAACTTGGCGTAAGGTGGCCTGCACGCCAACGCGATCCAGGGGCGAGTGAGCCCGATCCGCCGCCTTCAGACCGCCCTGCCGGTTGGGGAAGAGGAGTGCTGGATGGCGGTGGAGTTGCCAGAACTGTCGTAAGGCGGCGAGTGTGGCTGCCGGTAAAGGCACGAAGCGATCCCGGTTGCCCTTGGCATCGCGGATATGCACCCGACGACGCCCGGTGTCAATGTCGCCAACCTGAGGCGCCAGGCCTTCGCCCAGGCGCAGACCCAGGCTGTAGAGGATGAAATAGAATACCCGGTAGCTCGGGGTACGGGTCGTGGCAAAAAGCTGCTGGGCTTCGTCGACAGTAACAATGTTGGGCAGACGTTGGGCTTTGGGCGGCTTGATCAGGTGGGGCATGGCCTAGCGTTGATGCAGAACGTGGGTGGTATAGAACTTCAAGCCATAGAGGTCGAGCTTGACCGCGCTCTAGGAGTGGCTCTCAATCAGGTCGCTGAAATAATTGGTCAACTGGGCCTCGGAGAGGTCATCGATCTGGTGGCTGAAGTAGTCGCCCAAGCGCCGGATGGCGCGGGCATAGGCGTCGATGGTCTTGGGCTGCAGACCTTTGAGCTTGAGGTGCTTGAGATGGATCCGGTATTGCCGGTTGAAGTGCTCGTTGGTGGTGCAGGTCATGCTGGTTCCTCCTCACGAAATATTGCAGAATCGTCCCAGAGGACCCTCAGGTGGATGAACATGCAGAGTAATTCGTGTCAGGCCAGTCGGCGACTCCTCCGCGCAGCGGCTTCGTCCAACATAGCGCTCAACCTAGCTCGCTTCGGCGAGCCGGTTTGCTCTACGTTAGCCATATGACAAACCATCAGCGTACCGGAGCCGTTTCCAACGCACATGCAGGCCGTGAGTTTGAGGCAGATGCATTGGCTTATTTCATCGATGAAGAAGGCTTGACCCTTACGACATCATTTTCTGTGCAGCTCGGCGTCAATGACCTTCGAAAAGCACATCGTTTCGACTTGGGTTGTAAAGAACCGGCAGTATTAGTCGAATGCAAGTCTCACAACTGGACAGAAACTGGAAACATGCCAAGCGCAAAGATCACTGTGTGGAACGAAGCAATGTATTACTTCCTTCTGGCACCGGCGCACTTCAGGAAAATCCTCTTCGTTCTTGAGGCTCGGCACGCCCGCCAATCAGAAACCTTGGCCGAGTATTATACCCGTGTCAATGGGCATCTCATTCCACGAGATGTTTCTATTGTTGAGTTCAACCCTACTTCAAAAAGCGCTAGTTATGTCAAAGCTGCTGGCTAACAGGCGCTTCGACTGGAGCGTTCCAACTGTTGGCTTCGCTGCATGTTTTCGCGCCCCTCAAGCTAAATGCTGGGCCTCTTGAGATGACCACACTCACGCACTGTCCAGAACTTCTTCCGCCTGACCTCACGGCCCTGATTGATAGCTTCGCTCAGGCGTGGGCAAATAGCCCCTCCCGTCCTCGTCCATCGGACAATGCCATTGCCCATTGGTCAGAATTATTGGCCGCATGGGTGGCCGCCGACGACCTGCCTCTGTTTGTCCGCAAACACTCCAACAATCGCGGCTCCGTTGTTTCTCACTTATCTGGACGTCCTCTTGTTCCCTGCGACAACAGCCCCGCCCACTGGGCTTACGTTATGGCATCAAACGGCGAATGCCCCTCGCTTCAAGACATCAGAGCGTTCCTCGCCAAAGACGTGATTCCTGTCGCCATGATTCAAAAGGCTGTAGAAAAACCTATTGCCAAATACCACTGCACGCTTACGAAAAGGTTCAACGTCAATGAGTATGGTTGGAAACTCGCCCATATTCGAGGTGTCGGGTTGAAAAACCGCACTCATATCACCGAGCTTCCCCCTGAGCGGCTGATCGCTCAATTTCTCTCGCTCATGGCACCTGCGAATATGTTTGTTATTCCTCTACCTTGGGCAGGCATCGCGGAAATTGAAACAGTCATTCAAGCTGTGGCATCCGCGCAATGAACCAACGACACCCAGCCCATCATTCCAACGGAAGCTGCGCGATGAATCCGCGCAGCGTCCAGTAAAGTTAGACGTTATGCGTCCGATGTCACCAGGAGGATTTCATGAATGCAAAATATTCCGGAAAGTGTCTTTGTGGGAAAGTAAGTTATTCAGTAAATGCTGAGCCGATGTTCTCGGGAAATTGCCATTGCAAAGATTGCCAACGTTCATCTGGAAGCGCTTTCATTCCAGCGATGATTTTTCGTGAAAAAGATGTGGATATCATTGGTGAAGTGAAGTATTTCGAGTCTCAAGCGGATAGCGGAGATACGCACAGTAGAGGCTTCTGCCCAAATTGTGGTTCGCAGTTGTTCGCTCGTTTCAGCGGCATGGCAGGAGCGCTTGGCGTGAAGGCGGGAACCTTAGGGAAGCTCTGACCTAGCCTAAAAAGGTGCGCCTTGTCCCCAGTATTGACCTAAGCACGTTGCTATCAGGTCACTTATCCGTCAAATTCCCCCATTTTCTGGAGAATTATTGGATATTGGGCACACCACTCCCTACGCGGCCAGGAGATATCTCCTCAGCATGTACAGATTGGCCAAGGCAAAGAGCGTGGTCAGTTGAGCACCGTTCTTGGCCAGACCCCGATATCTGGTTCGCTGATAACCGAATTGGCACTTCAGCACCCGGAAGGCGTGTTCTCCCCGGGCACGGATCCGGGCAATGGCGCGGTTGTAGCGCTTGAGGGCCGCCAAGCCGGTTTTCTGCCCAGGATAGCGTCGCCGCGCTACCGCGTTCCGTATGCCTCGGGCCACCAGCGTGTCATGCACCTGGGGATAGTCATAGCCCCGGTCAGCGAGGACCACCGACTCCTCTCCGGTAAGGAGCCCCTCCAGCCGCTGATGATCCGTAAGCGATCTCTGACCGGCGTTCTTCCCTTCTGAGCAGGCATTGCCCAGCATGGCGCCATCGTTCTTGTAAAGGATTGGCGTCATGGAAAACACCCCAGAAGATAGCGGCAAGGTTCAGGCCCGGACGGAGGTCTGGCAGCAACGGATGCAGGAATACGAGGCTTGTGGCCTTTCTGCCCGACAGTTCTGCGCAGAACACGGACTGTCCCTGCCGCAGTTTTATTATTGGCGGCGTCGCCTGCGCCTGGAGAGCGGTGGCGTGGTAGCTCCCGGGGATGATGGGGAGGCGATGGCTCCTGCCTTCGTGGAATTGGGCCTGGGTGCTGTGCCACCATCTGCAGCGCGGGCGCTGCCCCTGGAGATTCGCCTCGACCTGGGGGGTGGCTGCGTCCTCTCGATTCGGCGAGGCTGAGGGATGTTCTTTCCGGAAGGACGCATCCGGGTCTTTCTTTGCCGGGTGCCGGTGGACATGCGTAAGTCCTTCGACGGGCTCTCGGCCTTGGTGCATCCGACCTTCGCCCAGGATCCCCTGTCCGGGCATTGCTTCGTCTTCGTGAATCGCAGGGCGACCCAGATGAAGGTGCTGTATTGGGATCGAACGGGATACTGTCTCTGGGCCAAGCGCCTGGAGCGGGGTGGCTTTTGGTCGTGGCGGCATCCCCCCAAAGCGGAGATCGACTGGACCGGTCTCAAACTCCTGTTGGAGGGCATCGATGGCGTCCAAAAAAGGCGCCGTTATCGGCACCAAAACGGAGAAAAATTCTCCTGAAACCCGCTGAAATGCTTGCGATATTAAGCAGTTAGTGTTATGATTCTGCTATGGATTTGGCAGAATCTCCCACCCCCAGAAACTACCCCGAAGCCCTCGCTGCCTGGCAGCTGCAGGTCGAGATCAATGCCACCATCCACAAGAAATTTGAAGCCCAAATCCAAGGGCTCCAAAGCCAGCTCGATTGGTTCCGCCAGCAGTTCTTCGGCCAGAAGAGCGAACGGCGCGTCCCTCCGCCTCCGGTCGAGCAGCTGAGTCTCGGTCAGGAGTTTTCTCCGGCGGAAGTCGCACCTGCGCCTCTTCGTATCGTCGCCGCCCATACTCGCGCCGCGCCCAAACGGCCGGAAGATCGGGCCGAAAGCCTGCCCTTCTTCGATGAGAGCCGGGTACCTACCGAA
The window above is part of the Acidithiobacillus acidisediminis genome. Proteins encoded here:
- a CDS encoding phage integrase N-terminal SAM-like domain-containing protein; amino-acid sequence: MTCTTNEHFNRQYRIHLKHLKLKGLQPKTIDAYARAIRRLGDYFSHQIDDLSEAQLTNYFSDLIESHS
- a CDS encoding GFA family protein, whose translation is MNAKYSGKCLCGKVSYSVNAEPMFSGNCHCKDCQRSSGSAFIPAMIFREKDVDIIGEVKYFESQADSGDTHSRGFCPNCGSQLFARFSGMAGALGVKAGTLGKL
- the tnpA gene encoding IS66 family insertion sequence element accessory protein TnpA, with protein sequence MENTPEDSGKVQARTEVWQQRMQEYEACGLSARQFCAEHGLSLPQFYYWRRRLRLESGGVVAPGDDGEAMAPAFVELGLGAVPPSAARALPLEIRLDLGGGCVLSIRRG
- the tnpB gene encoding IS66 family insertion sequence element accessory protein TnpB (TnpB, as the term is used for proteins encoded by IS66 family insertion elements, is considered an accessory protein, since TnpC, encoded by a neighboring gene, is a DDE family transposase.), yielding MFFPEGRIRVFLCRVPVDMRKSFDGLSALVHPTFAQDPLSGHCFVFVNRRATQMKVLYWDRTGYCLWAKRLERGGFWSWRHPPKAEIDWTGLKLLLEGIDGVQKRRRYRHQNGEKFS